One Triticum dicoccoides isolate Atlit2015 ecotype Zavitan chromosome 5B, WEW_v2.0, whole genome shotgun sequence genomic window carries:
- the LOC119310783 gene encoding nucleolin-like has product MDFLGLVASSRSVGTTSPYPTITSLLVENFDLDKKALKIGENTYIDIRSRVKDFYNLPNDGTKLQHPADPDHADLDYARKIKVQMPSLYLIYIHFGMKLIYADFVHISNLEPGYPRIEYITNEHLECVANVLKKEPYASLQVNDSLKADRVDNMNSSPQSSNNEVNDSLKADHAVSSNNKGYDRKVGHNKQVLAADPNEQTVENESEEVKGYGGVNDDDVAVKGDVTAQNANDNAANNQDNEAGGGEMDAEQEEKDHEEVVLEDLAGERQDTTEVEEEEDHARVEKDEQMVMSEMAKNRHLKKELEIFVRGLDREAVKEDIRKVFGQVGDVVEVRLHKDCSMNKNKGFACVKFASKEQVARAIAVMNNPVLNGKQCCIGAREDNDTLFLGNICNTWTEEAIKKRLNEYGIQGVESLTLVPDTPNEGKNRGFAFLEFSCHGDVMIAFERLQEPDVVFGHPERTAKVAFAEPIKETDAEVMYKAKSVSIDGLPPYWDEDRVKDRFKAYGLLRVVLACDMSSVKRNGFGFLYFSTHEEALACIEAINNTELGDDAKLKEKVRVRLSNPLRKSKAVKGGMSGGFRIGHSGPGFNMPDRSYIRGESVPCRAGFHGGRDFNNHAPSCGGRYNSASNNDPSGAPPSDFRAYSFGMGSASSRDYYGPGPGPASDQYGRGSFRTHYKGGHSGGGYYY; this is encoded by the exons ATGGACTTCCtcggcctcgtggcttcctcccgcAGCGTTGGGACGACCAGTCCCT ATCCCACTATCACGTCATTGTTGGTTGAGAATTTTGATTTGGATAAGAAGGCTCTCAAAATTGGTGAAAACACCTACATCGACATACGGTCTCGTGTCAAGGATTTCTACAATCTGCCCAATGATGGGACCAAACTTCAACATCCCGCGGATCCTGACCATGCTGACCTTGATTATGCAAGGAAAATCAAAGTTCAAATGCCTA GTTTGTACCTTATATATATACATTTTGGCATGAAGCTTATATATGCAGACTTTGTGCACATTTCAAACTTGGAACCTGGTTATCCACGCATCGAGTATATCACCAATGAACATCTAGAATGTGTGGCAAATGTGCTGAAGAAAGAGCCGTATGCTAGCCTGCAG GTGAATGATTCTCTTAAGGCTGACCGTGTAGACAATATGAATTCATCACCCCAGAGCTCTAATAATGAA GTAAATGATTCTCTTAAGGCTGACCATGCAGTGAGCTCTAATAATAAA GGATATGATCGAAAAGTAGGACATAACAAGCAGGTGCTAGCAGCCGATCCAAACGAGCAAACAGTAGAGAACGAATCAGAAGAGGTGAAAGGGTATGGAGGTGTAAATGATGATGATGTAGCAGTAAAGGGTGATGTTACTGCACAGAATGCAAATGATAATGCAGCAAATAATCAAGACAATGAAGCTGGCGGAGGAGAAATGGATGCCGAGCAAGAGGAGAAGGATCACGAAGAGGTGGTTTTGGAGGATCTTGCCGGTGAACGGCAGGATACAACTGAGGTCGAAGAAGAAGAGGATCATGCTAGGGTGGAGAAGGATGAGCAGATGGTTATGTCAGAAATGGCCAAGAATAGGCACTTGAAAAAGGAGCTTGAGATCTTTGTGAGAGGGCTGGACAGGGAAGCTGTCAAGGAGGATATTAGAAAGGTGTTTGGACAGGTTGGTGATGTTGTGGAGGTCCGTCTCCACAAGGATTGCTCGATGAACAAGAATAAGGGATTTGCATGTGTGAAGTTTGCAAGCAAAGAGCAGGTAGCTCGAGCAATTGCTGTGATGAATAACCCTGTG ctaaatggcaaacaatgttgtatCGGTGCTAGAGAGGACAACGACACACTATTCTTGGGAAATATTTGCAATACATGGACAGAGGAAGCT ATTAAGAAAAGGCTGAATGAGTATGGGATACAAGGAGTTGAAAGCTTAACTCTGGTTCCTGATACTCCAAATGAGGGAAAGAACCGGGGCTTTGCATTTCTTGAGTTTTCTTGCCACGGAGATGTGATGATTGCATTTGAAAGGCTGCAGGAACCTGATGTTGTGTTTGGTCATCCCGAGAGAACTGCAAAAGTTGCTTTTGCAGAGCCGATAAAGGaaacagatgcagaagttatgtacAAG GCTAAGTCAGTTTCTATTGATGGACTCCCACCATATTGGGATGAAGATCGTGTTAAGGACCGATTCAAAGCTTACGGTTTATTACGTGTGGTGCTTGCTTGTGACATGTCAAGTGTCAAAAGAAATGGTTTTGGATTTCTTTACTTCTCAACCCATGAGGAAGCTCTTGCTTGTATTGAAGCCATCAACAACACCGAATTGGGTGATGATGCAAAACTGAAG GAAAAGGTACGGGTTAGACTTTCAAATCCATTACGTAAAAGTAAAGCTGTGAAAGGAGGAATGAGTGGCGGCTTTCGGATTGGACATTCTGGACCTGGTTTTAACATGCCTG ATAGAAGTTATATTAGGGGAGAATCAGTCCCTTGCCGGGCAGGTTTCCATGGTGGTAGGGATTTCAATAATCATGCCCCTAGTTGCGGTGGAAGATATAATTCTGCATCCAATAATGATCCTTCTGGAGCTCCACCCTCTGACTTCAGAGCAT ACTCTTTTGGGATGGGGAGTGCTTCTTCACGTGATTACTATGGCCCTGGTCCTGGTCCTGCCTCAGAT CAATATGGTAGGGGCTCGTTCCGGACACACTACAAAGGCGGGCATTCTGGAGGCGGGTATTACTACTAG
- the LOC119306889 gene encoding uncharacterized protein LOC119306889 — MAIMPPTSIVFSVIVFMLLSSAITTQADGSGDGKPKATSLVVEACKNASGETQDPDVTKEFCLSTLQSDKRSAEAKDLPGLVLVSIDILKGRVTDASVKVKKMLQNAKKGTVAMYALSICELQYENVVSTLNICQAMIKDHQGDKGILHSLRLPHCVDIAGDTSNECQTDLEDVPGTEALQTDNERLRILFNLNTALVVPYDVRD, encoded by the coding sequence ATGGCAATAATGCCGCCGACCTCCATCGTCTTCTCCGTGATCGTCTTCATGCTCCTTTCCAGTGCCATTACTACTCAAGCCGACGGCTCTGGCGATGGCAAACCTAAGGCAACAAGCCTTGTAGTGGAAGCGTGCAAGAACGCCTCGGGCGAGACCCAAGACCCTGATGTCACAAAGGAATTCTGTTTGTCGACCCTCCAGTCGGACAAGCGAAGCGCCGAGGCTAAAGACCTCCCTGGCTTGGTGCTCGTCTCCATCGACATCCTTAAGGGCCGTGTCACTGATGCTAGTGTCAAGGTCAAGAAAATGCTACAAAACGCCAAAAAAGGCACAGTGGCGATGTACGCTCTCAGTATTTGTGAGCTGCAATATGAGAACGTGGTGAGCACGCTCAACATCTGCCAAGCCATGATTAAGGATCACCAAGGTGACAAGGGCATCCTGCACTCCTTGCGTCTGCCCCACTGTGTGGATATCGCTGGCGACACTTCCAACGAGTGCCAAACTGATCTTGAAGATGTGCCAGGGACGGAGGCGCTGCAAACTGATAACGAGAGGCTGCGCATTCTGTTCAACCTCAACACCGCCTTGGTTGTACCATATGATGTCCGTGATTAG
- the LOC119313055 gene encoding heavy metal-associated isoprenylated plant protein 9-like encodes MGEQVATKEEANNKEESPAPAAAAPEAAPAEEKKDQAAPPPADQDANKEEPPAEAAPPPPPVPVPVPVILGVEVHCTGCAKRIRRSLLRCKGVESVHVDMPANQVTIKGAVDPQALCDRLRAKTKRDATLISPLPPPPPAEGEEPAPPPPPPAPLVTEARTVELLVNMHCEACAQQLQTKMMRMKGVVSAQTDLAAGRLTLSTTVDDEKIVEYIHRRTGKIASVVPPPPPEPPKEEEPPAAAAEPSKEEAPADADGKKEEAGENKPAEDGKAAAEAEEEKKEGGGGAGEDDQKPGKQEGVAVDGFPPEEMMKRMVYWPYGGAPGGGIHYKLHPADAEEAMMARRMAMHAMPPPTLMPPPPHHHHHNPYAMMHQQWAPPPPPPPPGMPMYNNYNYGSSYMMERPPQMFSDENPNACVIS; translated from the exons atgggcGAGCAAGTAGCCACCAAG GAGGAGGCCAACAACAAGGAAGAAtcacccgcacccgccgccgccgcacctgaaGCTGCACCGGCAGAGGAGAAGAAGGACcaagcagcaccaccaccagccgACCAAGACGCAAACAAGGAGGAACCACCAGCCGAAGctgctcctcctccaccgccggtGCCGGTGCCGGTGCCGGTGATCCTGGGCGTGGAGGTGCACTGCACGGGCTGCGCCAAGCGGATCAGGCGCTCCCTCCTCCGCTGCAAGGGCGTGGAGTCCGTCCACGTCGACATGCCCGCCAACCAGGTCACCATCAAGGGCGCCGTCGACCCGCAGGCGCTCTGCGACCGCCTCCGCGCCAAGACCAAGCGCGACGCCACCCTCATCTCGCCCTTACCGCCACCTCCGCCGGCCGAGGGCGAGGAGCCTGCGCCACCCCCTCCCCCGCCGGCGCCGCTGGTCACCGAGGCCCGCACCGTGGAGCTGCTCGTCAACATGCACTGCGAGGCCTGCGCCCAGCAGCTGCAGAccaagatgatgaggatgaagggGGTGGTCAGCGCCCAGACGGACCTCGCCGCCGGCAGGCTCACGCTCAGTACCACCGTGGACGATGAGAAGATTGTGGAGTACATCCACCGACGGACCGGGAAGATCGCCTCcgtcgtgccgccgccgcctccggagccgCCCAAGGAGGAGGAGCCACCCGCTGCTGCTGCGGAGCCCAGCAAGGAGGAAGCACCAGCCGACGCCGACGGCAAGAAAGAAGAGGCCGGCGAGAACAAGCCGGCTGAAGACGGCAAAGCTGCTGCAGAggccgaggaggagaagaaggaaggtggtggtggcgccggcgaagaTGACCAGAAGCCGGGGAAACAAGAAGGCGTGGCGGTGGACGGCTTCCCGCCGGAGGAGATGATGAAGCGGATGGTGTACTGGCCCTACGGCGGCGCACCCGGCGGCGGCATCCACTACAAGCTGCATCCGGCCGACGCCGAGGAGGCCATGATGGCCAGGCGGATGGCCATGCACGCCATGCCTCCACCTACtctgatgccgccgccgccgcaccaccaccaccacaaccccTACGCCATGATGCACCAGCAGTgggcgcctccaccgccgccgccacctccggggATGCCGATGTACAACAACTACAACTACGGCAGCAGCTACATGATGGAGCGGCCGCCGCAGATGTTCAGCGACGAGAACCCCAACGCCTGCGTCATCTCCTAG